The DNA window CATTCAACACGATCATACGCCTTGCTCATATCTAGTTTAAGCGCAATTGAACCACACTTCCCTTGTGATCTTTTTGCCATTGATTGAAACATCTCAAAAGAAATCATGGCGTTATCCGTAATCAACCTGCCGGGAACAAACGCACTCTGCGCTTCGTCAATGACCGTCGGTAACACTCTCTTAAGCCTATTAGCGAGGACTTTAGAAATCAACTTGTAAATAACATTACATAGGCTAATCGGTCGCAAATCCTTCATAGCTTCAGGGGAAGCAATCTTTGGGATAAGCGCAATGAACGTGTGGTTCATTTTATCGGGCATAATTCCTGTTTGCATAAACTTGAGGACGCACTCAACCACGTCACGACCAATGATATGCCAATAAAAGCTATAAAACAACGCATGCATTCCATCAGGACCTGGAGCTTTTGTTGCACCCATTTGCTTCAGAGCCCATCTGATTTCATCTTCGCTAAACGGCCTCTCTATATCAGCTCCCTGCTCTTCCGTCAATGCTGAAGTAATGCAATTGACAACCGACTCCTGATTAGTGGGGTTAGACGTTGTAAACAATTTGCTGAAATAAGCCACGGCCACCTTAGGGACATCATCCCCAAATTTCCATACCCAAAATCATCTTGAATTCGATAAATACTGTTATTTTTCTTACGGCTCGAGGCTTTATGGTGAAAAAACTTAGTATTGCGGTCCCCTTCACGGAGCCAATCCGCTCTAGACCGTTGGCGCCACATTATCTCTTCTCTATGTAATAGCTCATCCACTTCAGCAGCGAGCACAATGAGATCTTGAGCATAAACATGGTCCCCATCTCTTTCTTGTAGCTGTTTAAGTTTCTCCATTTTCTTCTTAAGTTGCTTCTTCAAGTTACCAAAACTGTCAACAGCCCACGACTTAAGTTGAAAACCACATTCAATTAATTTCCCCATAAAATCAGAATCAGCCCCACTGCCCATTAACCAAGCATTCTTAACAACATCATCAAATTGGTTATGGGTCATCCACATTTGTTCAAACCGAAACGGTTTCGGCGCTTTCAGCAACAACACCGAGCTCGTGCCCATCACGATAGGACAATGATCTGATCTATAACGAACCAAGTGAGACACTCGCCCATCCGGATACAAATCTCGCCATTGACCGTTTCCTGTAAATCTATCCAACCGGATTTGAATGTTATGATTAGCCTCCCTTCTATTGGACCACGTATAAGTGTTCCCAGAAAACCCCATATCATCGAGGCCACAATCCAGCAATGCCTCCCTAAAACACTCCATATCTCGCTGATCTCCTACTCTACCACCTCTCTTCTCATTGTGGTTTAAGAATAGATTAAAGTCACCAAACAGTAACAAAGGACCCCTCACGTTCAATCCCACCTGTTTAATCAAATCACAGGTAAGGCTTTTATTACCCGTCTCTGGCCAACCATACAATCCCACTCCTCGCCATCTACAATTAATACTAATATCCAGCAAATCAAACTCAACGTGGTTACTAGAAAAACCATCAATCTGGACATCAATATCATTCTTCCAAAAGAGGGCTAACCCTCCTTTTCTACCAGTAGGATCAACAATAAAAGACTTATACGAACGTAAACTcttacaaatattattaaactcacttttaaataattttgtttccattaaaaagaaaacaaccgGGGAATGATTACGAATAAGGAAATTTAGAGCACGTACCGTCCAAGGATTCCCCAAACCTTGGAGGTTCCAACTTAGGAGTTTCATTGCGTCCGGCGAGACTGCTCAGCAGTCTCCGCCGATATCTCAAAATTGTTAAACTGATCCAGCAACCCATCCCTAACTCTCTTTGAGAAAAGGTTATCTGGAGAAAACTCTGTCTGCAAGTCGTTCACCCCTCTCTTCATACTTCCCATAGTAGTCACTTGCTTCTGCACTTTGCCTGTACTTCGCTGATTTTTACTTCTGGTCCAAGTACTTTTCTTTCCCTGTCGACCACTGGAAGTCTGTTTCTCCCTCCCTCCTGTACCATCAGAGGGAAGTTGAGTCGTGTCTTCTATCTGCACAACCTGAATCTCGACAAAATTGTTACAATCTCCCGCTTTTTGTTTTATCGCCCTAGTTGTAGCATCAGATGCTTCAATACCCTTCTTAATAACCTCAGCTGATTGTATCTCCCCCTCTTCACCTCCTTGTTCCTCCATAATCAGCTCACGTCGGGCTAAGGGCTCCCTAACAATGGATTCATTCGAGTTATTACCCGTCGTGCTTGCTCCACTTTTTCGTCCTCCCTCACCTTGCCCGCTGCTATGTCTCTCACCCATCAATATACGTTTTCGCGGTGTAGCTCATAGTACTGGACCATATGGCCACTCCTCCACCTCCATCTCTTCAGGCTTGGTTTCACAATCAGCAACTGTATGATCAAGATGACCACACCAGTAAcagaaattttgaattttttcatactTAATGGCAACCCAACAACTTTCTCCAAGAGGGTTTATAATCTTTGTGCCTCTAACTATGGGCTTTGTCACATCAACCATAACCCGTACTCTACTGAATCTTTCCCATGTACCCATCTCATCATCACTGCATTCAATGATTCTTCCCACTTTTCCAGCAATTTTCGTGACTGCAGCTTTACCTCTGCAGTTAAGGGGAAGATTATAGATACGCATCCAAAAAGGACTTACTTCCAAACCAACAACACCAGGCTGCAAATTACCTGACAAAGGTTCAAAGATAATAACTTGTTTATCAAAATGCCATGGAGCTTCGTTTAGGATGCGAATCCTATCTGATTTAGAATTGAATTCACATGCGAAGAGATTATCACCTATCTCCTTCATATTGAATCCCTTCGCTAACCTCCATGCACTTGTAAGTGCGTTCTTCATATGATTCAAATTATATGGTTTTTTCGTTAAAAGTTTGCCTACTAAACTCAGGCTAGCTTTTAGTTCAATGTCCTCATCCACCACATCCTCCAGATTAATAGCCTCACTTTCATTCTCTGTAAGGTTAAGTTTAGCGTATAATTCAGCGATATCACCATCCATATCGAACAGCAGCGGAAACCAATCAGACCAGATAACAAAGAAACCCTAGTCCTACAACAACTATAGGGCAGGGATACTGAAATTCCACAGAGGAAACAAGCCGCTACCGGTATACACCGACCAAATCTTCaaggagaagaaaaaaaacctaACCCTAGGAAACCCTAGCGTAGGAAAGAGCTCCACAAAAGTAGGGAGATTGTTTTTATACCTCTTTACATAAtgaaattgattaattaattaaaggttttatagtaattgattaattaatttaaaaattaaaatatctatttaagtatttgagttagaatataattgtaaattaatttgaataagaAGCAACGAAAACCTGTTCATTAATAAGTGATGAAGAATACTAACTAAGGTAAAATTCTTGGaatgaattataatttgataaaaactataacataaatatacaAGTAAACTCCTTTGTCACGAATGCTTGGCATAATAAAGTCAACAACTTTGTTTTATTCTTAATTTCGTAAGAAAAAAATAGTCCAGTTTCTAATATTTGTCAGTTTGTATAAATTGTTATATTCATTCATTAATAATCTATGTTATAAACTATCtttattttgttgttgaaaatacaaacaaaaaattaatcttttctttttattttactgAAATTTTATAGATACCaaataaaagtacaaataattcttttaaattaaatatcaatttcttttcaattatataCCATGTAgggtattttaaatattatttgaattttacacTTAcgtagtataattttaattataaaaataattattaattaaatataaatataattatgatgattcgacgagtcacactacgagccacgtgtgaaacacgtaaagcgacactagtatgTAAAAACGACACTAATCCTCTAATTTCTATGccggcgctcgctaaaccccataagaataaaaatatccATAGCGcgtcttttttggtcaactgacattctaaaaaaaataaaaataaaaattggcggCGCCACTTCAACTGCCACGTCATCAAATTACCCTAAAAGTTTTACACACCCAAAATACCGctaatcaaaaataaaagaattcacCCAACCCTACCTAACCCAAACCACCCGGTCAACTCGCCCCCCGCCACCTTACTACCGCCGCCACCCAACTGTCGCTGGAATCTGGTCATCTTTTTCGAAGAACAAACCTTGTTCTTCATGAACAAATCCGCTACGTATATCAGGTTAGATTGGGTTGAGttgggttaattttttttattttttaaattaaatataggaATACTTTAggtgtttgaattttttaggGCATTTTGTTGATGTGGCGccgttaattttttatttttcttttagaaTGTCAGCTGTCACAAAAAGACGGCGACATGGAAATTTTCATCCTCAGGAATTTAGTGAGCGTCTCCATAAAAATTAAGGGATTTAGtgatcgtttttaaatattaggaAGTTTAGTGGTCGAAGACCTAAAAATCTGGAatcatgggtgattattagcctaaatTTCTTGAAGTTGACTgtattacactaattaattccTAAGATTTTAAAAATGAGTGATGTTATTTAGATAAAATCTATCTGGATAGAGAgcattttttaagaaaattaattatttaattacaatttaattacaattttaacctttgtaactttttaacacaaataatttttagttaaaatacaattttaataatttatatttctcTAACCAATTTTTATCTACCATCTAACTatttttatagataaaattttgattatatttgtATAAACTTATACTCTCTCcatcccaatagagttgtccactttgaaaaTTTTTTTTGTCCTAAAATTCTTATCCATTTgaaataattaacttttacactcaatgttcccatattatccctatttaaaatccactaatgagtatattgaaagtaaattgcaagtggatcccatattaaataggggtataacaaaaaaaataaggaaaattttataaaatccataaacaataattgattttcttaaattatgtgataaatacaaagtggacaactctattgggacggagggagtataacaatttaatacttattaatttattacataatcatgcattttttattttaatcacgagaCACCATCTCTGCAACGCTTTGATAACATTAATTAgagaaaaaaattgcaaaataccATTGATTTAGATAGAGGCTAGTAATATCATAAAAGCCTTAAAATCCTAAAATAATACAAGGAGAGATTATATAGGCTAGATTAAACTAGAAAAGAAAAAGACTATAATACCCTCTATCTTAACATCCCCTCTCAAACTCATCATGTGACAGCAATAAGCATTGAGAGTTTGTCGGTCAAAAGATAAAAGCATGAGGAGGACAATGACTTAGTAAACAAATCTACAAGCTGTAAGGAAGAAGAGACAAGGACAATATCAATGTGCTATTTTGAAGATGATGGCGGATAATGTGACAGTCAATCTCAATATTCTTGGTCCTTTCGTGAAAAACCGCAAGTTATGAGCAACATAAATAGCACTCTTACTATCACCGTGTAAAGGAGTTAATGGTCACAAAGAAACACCCATATCAGCAAGAACTATCGCAGCCAAACTATTTCACAGGTAGTAGAAGCCATAGCACGATATTCTGCCTCTGTTGAGAATCGAGATATAACATCTTGCTTCTTACTTTTCCAAGAGAAAAGGGAATCACCCAGAAAAATACAAAAGCCAGTAGTTAATTTGCGGTCAGTAGAATCACCAGCCTAATTAGCATCAGACTAAGCACATAACTATAAAGATAAAGTAGAGGAAAGCAAAAGAGTATGGAACTGAGTGTCATGGAGATACCTCAAAATACGAATAACAGCAGCCCAATAAACTGTAGTAGAAGAAGTAACAAACTGACTCACTATATGAACAACATATGCAATATCAGGCCGAGTAATAATGAGATAAACCAAACTTCCAACAACCGTTCTATAAAAGACTCAGATCTGGCAGAGGAGACCCGTCAAAATTAGAGTACCAAGCATTGAGCTTAATAGGAGTATCAACAGTCTTATTATCTGAGAGGCGAGCACactcaaaaatatcaaaaatatacttAGACTGAGAAAGAAGATATTCTTttggagaatttttttttctttttaaattcatataaaaaatgtttttatttatttcaaaaaatatacatatattattttataattattatttataataaattaaatatttttatttttatattatgtaaaattcaaataaaaaaatataattttaatattttaatatttaaaaactctatcaaatagtacttgaatcgtaaaataagagttaataagtaaaaattaaattatttattgctcgattttaaaaaaaaaatatttgtttaataatataaaaattatcacaggacatttttgtcttttaattaaaaattaatttcgtacttcccggaaagtaaaaatcaaaataagcaATATTTATCTACTCGCTGAGAAGTTAACTTCCCAGGAACTatacttcccgggaagttaaATTCACAGGAATTGCAATAAAACGAATCAAGCGAGGCTTTAATAGAGTTCAATCTCTACCTGTATCACAATGGTAGAGTTTAATCTTTGTCCGTTCCATAATTTTGTTAAATGTagcatatttattatttttgaagttGCTTCGCTCCTAGTTTATTATCAgtattcaaaatgaaaaaaaattaaaattcagtcactaaaataaaatatgacaaTAATTTGTATACATTCAGTCTATTACCTCGAGATCGATGGTCTATTTTCACACTGTTTGTTTTCCAAGTTCCGTTCCGgatatattttctatttctaGAAATCAAGAGATGTTGTTCCAATTGGTCTTCTTGAAAGAGACATTGCTGGAACTTCTTTTAGCCCCGGAGCCAGAGGTAAATTGCATTCATGTATCTCTGCGTATTTGAGATATTTCATCTGATGTATTTATGTTACTCATCGGACGATTGGATTTGACATTTATGATCGTCACTTGGTTATTCGTTGTCacgtttatatttttgtagcaCGGCCACAAGCGCTACTTTTGCACCTTGCTAATGGCGGGTTGCTGCAAGTTTCTCAATTTCTTGGGGTGTGGAGATGCATGTCCAGAACAactgaatattttttttcttggttGTTTTTAAACAGAAGCAAATATCTAATTAATAAGcaaattgtttgatttataaTACAAATCAAGGTTTCTACTGTTCTATGATGTAGGggtgagcatggttcggttcggttcgatttgattTAGTAAATtccaaaaccaaaccatattttaagggaaaatataaaaacaaaccacgccaaatatttatgtaaaatttcggttcggttaaccaaactttagcatcggtttcggtggtttggtttggtttggttaatatagatttagataaaaattatatataat is part of the Mercurialis annua linkage group LG3, ddMerAnnu1.2, whole genome shotgun sequence genome and encodes:
- the LOC126672696 gene encoding uncharacterized protein LOC126672696 codes for the protein MDGDIAELYAKLNLTENESEAINLEDVVDEDIELKASLSLVGKLLTKKPYNLNHMKNALTSAWRLAKGFNMKEIGDNLFACEFNSKSDRIRILNEAPWHFDKQVIIFEPLSGNLQPGVVGLEVSPFWMRIYNLPLNCRGKAAVTKIAGKVGRIIECSDDEMGTWERFSRVRVMVDVTKPIVRGTKIINPLGESCWVAIKYEKIQNFCYWCGHLDHTVADCETKPEEMEVEEWPYGPVL